One Thermococcus kodakarensis KOD1 genomic window carries:
- the smc gene encoding chromosome segregation protein SMC, whose translation MPYIEKIEMKGFKSYGNKKVVVPLARGFTAIVGANGSGKSNIGDAVLFVLGGLSAKAMRASRISDLIFAGSKGEPPAKYAEVAMYFNNEDRGFPIDEDEVVIKRRVYPDGRSTYWLNGKRATRSEIIDLLSAAMISPEGYNLVLQGDITKFIKMSPIERRLIIDEISGIAEYDAKKEKALKELKQTEENLARVDLLIREVKAQLDKLEKERNDALRYLDLKEKLEKARVTLLLAEIKRLEKFIEEGGSREEEIEGQIKSLEDRLKEIAKEIVAKEKELAEIERQLEEKSGDGILEITRKISEVKSKIEVAKRNIENAQKEIEESQARLRKSKEELKHVSEEIEKSKGAIKRWGKRREQLLVQIKERETVRNELVIKLGEIDKRFSEAREEFDKVVAELEEAKKALYMKESEISKFEEEISRAKARITQFNARRNLLKEKIAEAKASLEAKRSELSQVEGKISKVESRHRKAEKELEEKTRELQKVESELAKAREELIKAEAQREVRGNRAVEFLKSQRIEGLYGTLGELISVPKSEYALAVEVALGGNYDNVVVEDDRVAEKAIKLLKEKKLGRLTFLPLNKIKPRSMREKPKLGIPAMDVVSYDPRFRNAVAYALGDTLIVNDMDEAREVGIGKVRMVTLGGELLERSGAITGGHYKPRGKLGVNVDEIRKRVEALEGRKEALEAQVNALKVEVKGLENELFELRMKKSELSKDVQVIQKELDSYLAEDRSLKEEIEENERLISELEKRIEESKGEMAKLRGRIERLEKKREKIKKALENPEARELNSKIREVEAEISKLKEELSRVESKLESLDSRINEELLPRKADLEEEIEGLVNKINALNAYIEENKNAITELEKELEELKTAEENVKDELKELREGREQIRVEIAELRKEKDELTSKLQELRIEANTLKVRLAQVETTLQEKRAELKHFDPALVRSIKEIPLEVEKLRQDIEKMEEEIRSLEPVNMKAIEDFEVVERRYLELSSKREQVLAEKESIEEFIQEIEGQKRQVFLQTLNAIAKNFSELFAKLSPGGEAKLILENPEDPFSGGLEIEAKPAGKDVKRIEAMSGGEKAIIALAFVFAIQRYKPAPFYLLDEIDAHLDDANVKRVADLIKEASQNSQFIVITHRDVMMAQADRIIGVSMRNGVSKVVSLSLEKARKILEEIRKKDEAEHREMFGRLEA comes from the coding sequence ATGCCTTACATTGAGAAAATTGAAATGAAAGGTTTCAAATCTTATGGTAACAAAAAGGTTGTAGTGCCGCTTGCGAGGGGTTTTACAGCTATAGTAGGAGCAAACGGTTCTGGAAAGAGCAACATCGGAGATGCCGTTCTGTTTGTCCTCGGAGGACTTTCTGCGAAGGCCATGAGGGCCAGCAGGATAAGCGACCTCATTTTCGCGGGTTCGAAAGGAGAACCTCCAGCCAAATACGCCGAGGTTGCCATGTATTTTAACAACGAGGACAGGGGCTTTCCGATAGATGAAGACGAAGTCGTGATAAAAAGGCGCGTCTATCCCGACGGAAGGAGTACGTACTGGCTCAATGGGAAGAGAGCAACGAGGAGTGAAATAATAGACCTCCTCAGCGCTGCCATGATTTCTCCTGAGGGCTACAACCTCGTCCTTCAGGGTGACATAACGAAATTCATTAAAATGTCTCCAATCGAGAGAAGGCTCATCATAGACGAAATTTCTGGAATAGCTGAATACGATGCCAAAAAGGAGAAGGCCCTAAAGGAGCTGAAGCAGACGGAGGAAAACCTCGCGAGGGTTGACCTCCTGATAAGAGAGGTAAAGGCCCAGCTCGACAAGCTTGAAAAAGAGCGCAACGACGCCCTCCGCTACCTCGACCTTAAGGAGAAGCTGGAAAAAGCGAGGGTTACGCTCCTTCTGGCTGAGATAAAAAGGCTTGAAAAGTTCATTGAGGAAGGTGGATCGCGGGAGGAAGAGATTGAAGGGCAGATCAAGTCCCTTGAAGACAGGTTGAAGGAGATAGCAAAAGAAATAGTCGCGAAGGAGAAGGAACTCGCCGAAATAGAGCGCCAGCTTGAGGAGAAGAGCGGCGACGGCATTCTCGAGATAACCAGGAAGATAAGCGAGGTCAAGTCCAAGATAGAGGTCGCGAAGAGGAACATAGAGAACGCGCAGAAGGAAATAGAGGAGAGCCAGGCAAGGCTTAGAAAATCCAAAGAGGAGCTGAAGCACGTCTCTGAAGAGATTGAGAAGAGCAAGGGAGCGATAAAGCGCTGGGGGAAGAGAAGAGAACAGCTCCTCGTTCAGATAAAGGAGAGGGAAACCGTCAGAAACGAGCTTGTCATCAAGCTTGGAGAGATAGACAAGCGCTTCTCCGAGGCCAGGGAGGAGTTCGATAAGGTAGTCGCGGAGCTTGAAGAGGCCAAAAAGGCGCTCTACATGAAAGAGAGTGAAATATCCAAGTTTGAGGAAGAGATCAGCAGGGCCAAAGCCAGGATAACCCAGTTCAACGCTAGGAGGAACCTTCTGAAGGAAAAAATAGCGGAGGCAAAGGCTTCTCTCGAAGCCAAGAGGTCGGAGCTGTCCCAGGTAGAGGGTAAAATCTCCAAAGTGGAATCAAGGCACAGGAAAGCCGAGAAGGAGCTCGAAGAAAAAACAAGGGAGCTCCAGAAGGTGGAGAGTGAGCTGGCCAAAGCGAGAGAGGAACTGATCAAGGCAGAGGCCCAGAGAGAAGTCAGGGGCAACAGGGCCGTTGAGTTCCTGAAGTCCCAGAGGATAGAGGGCCTGTATGGCACTCTTGGAGAGCTGATAAGCGTTCCAAAGAGCGAGTATGCTTTAGCTGTTGAAGTCGCACTCGGCGGCAACTACGACAATGTTGTGGTAGAGGACGATAGGGTCGCCGAGAAGGCAATAAAGCTCCTCAAGGAGAAAAAGCTCGGAAGGCTGACGTTTTTGCCACTCAACAAGATAAAACCGCGCTCCATGAGGGAGAAGCCGAAGCTTGGCATTCCAGCTATGGACGTCGTCTCCTACGACCCGCGCTTCAGGAATGCAGTTGCCTACGCCCTCGGGGATACCCTCATCGTGAACGACATGGACGAGGCGAGGGAAGTAGGAATCGGGAAGGTCAGGATGGTCACACTCGGTGGGGAACTTCTCGAGCGGAGCGGAGCGATAACTGGAGGTCACTACAAGCCGAGGGGTAAGCTTGGGGTTAACGTTGACGAGATAAGGAAGAGGGTCGAGGCCCTTGAAGGAAGGAAAGAGGCGCTGGAAGCCCAGGTGAACGCCCTGAAGGTAGAGGTTAAGGGGCTTGAGAACGAGCTTTTCGAGCTCCGCATGAAGAAGAGCGAGCTTTCAAAGGACGTTCAGGTCATCCAGAAGGAGCTCGACTCCTATCTAGCCGAAGACCGCTCCCTCAAGGAAGAGATTGAAGAAAACGAGCGCCTCATCTCGGAGCTTGAGAAGAGGATAGAGGAATCGAAGGGCGAGATGGCAAAGCTCAGGGGAAGAATAGAGAGACTTGAGAAAAAGAGAGAGAAGATAAAGAAAGCCCTTGAGAACCCAGAAGCGAGGGAGCTGAACTCAAAGATCAGAGAAGTTGAAGCGGAGATATCCAAACTCAAGGAGGAGCTGAGCAGGGTTGAAAGCAAGCTCGAAAGCCTCGACTCGAGGATAAACGAAGAGCTCCTCCCGAGGAAGGCCGACCTCGAGGAGGAGATAGAGGGCCTCGTGAACAAGATAAACGCCCTGAACGCCTACATCGAAGAGAATAAAAACGCCATAACAGAGCTTGAGAAAGAGCTTGAAGAGCTGAAGACGGCCGAAGAGAACGTTAAGGACGAGCTCAAGGAGCTCCGCGAGGGGAGAGAGCAAATAAGGGTGGAGATAGCGGAGCTTAGAAAGGAGAAGGACGAGCTTACTTCAAAGCTCCAGGAGCTTAGGATAGAGGCTAATACGCTCAAAGTCAGGCTGGCCCAGGTCGAGACGACCCTTCAGGAGAAGAGGGCCGAGCTCAAGCACTTTGACCCGGCGCTCGTACGCTCGATAAAGGAAATCCCGCTTGAAGTTGAGAAGCTCAGGCAGGATATTGAGAAGATGGAGGAGGAGATACGCTCGCTTGAGCCGGTTAACATGAAGGCCATCGAGGACTTTGAAGTGGTTGAGCGCAGATATCTTGAGCTGAGCAGCAAGCGCGAGCAGGTTCTGGCCGAGAAGGAGAGCATAGAGGAGTTCATACAGGAAATCGAAGGGCAGAAGAGGCAGGTCTTCCTTCAGACCCTCAATGCAATAGCCAAGAACTTCTCGGAGCTCTTCGCCAAGCTCTCACCTGGAGGAGAAGCGAAGCTCATCCTCGAAAACCCCGAAGACCCGTTCTCAGGAGGACTTGAGATAGAGGCAAAGCCGGCAGGAAAAGACGTCAAGAGGATAGAGGCCATGAGCGGCGGTGAGAAGGCCATAATAGCGCTCGCCTTCGTCTTTGCCATCCAGCGCTACAAGCCGGCTCCCTTCTACCTGCTCGACGAGATTGATGCCCACCTTGACGATGCCAACGTCAAGCGCGTCGCCGATCTCATCAAGGAAGCTTCCCAGAACAGCCAGTTTATTGTCATAACCCACAGGGACGTCATGATGGCGCAGGCGGACAGGATAATAGGTGTCAGCATGAGGAACGGCGTCTCAAAGGTGGTCTCCCTCAGCCTCGAAAAGGCCAGAAAGATACTGGAGGAGATAAGGAAAAAGGACGAGGCCGAGCACAGAGAGATGTTCGGCCGGCTGGAGGCGTGA
- a CDS encoding segregation and condensation protein A, protein MESRFEPEITPVDILLQLVQMGKVDPWNIDIVDLTEKYIERLREMKELDLRISARAILAASILVRMKSEALLYSDEEQDKGDEEKERIRVDVEPLAPPLRRAERYYTFEDLIEALMDALEEAERRKPRKRKREEVEEEIFVVDDFRVDIEKHVNRLYEIVRKLYSETREPIRFWDLVFDPQPKIIARTFLYLLFLSNMGKVDLLQEEPFGEILVVPLEENS, encoded by the coding sequence ATGGAATCCAGATTCGAGCCAGAGATAACGCCCGTTGATATCCTCCTCCAGCTCGTCCAGATGGGGAAGGTTGATCCCTGGAACATCGACATAGTTGACCTAACTGAAAAGTACATAGAGCGCCTTAGGGAGATGAAGGAGCTTGACCTGCGCATCTCAGCGAGGGCAATTCTAGCAGCTTCCATCCTCGTCAGGATGAAGAGCGAGGCCCTTCTGTACTCCGACGAAGAGCAGGATAAGGGGGATGAAGAAAAGGAGCGCATCCGCGTGGATGTTGAACCGCTGGCACCGCCCTTGAGAAGGGCAGAGCGCTACTACACCTTCGAAGACCTCATCGAGGCCCTCATGGACGCCCTTGAAGAAGCTGAGAGGAGGAAGCCGAGGAAGAGGAAGCGCGAGGAAGTCGAGGAGGAAATCTTTGTCGTTGATGACTTCCGCGTTGACATTGAGAAGCACGTGAACAGGCTGTACGAGATAGTCAGAAAACTCTACAGCGAGACCAGAGAGCCCATACGCTTCTGGGACCTCGTCTTTGATCCACAGCCGAAAATAATAGCCAGGACTTTCCTCTATCTGCTTTTCCTATCAAACATGGGGAAGGTAGACCTCCTCCAGGAGGAGCCCTTTGGAGAAATCCTGGTCGTCCCGCTGGAGGAAAACTCCTAA
- a CDS encoding DUF5658 family protein, with protein MKWRREKAYGAAFLVFSLLDALTTWVGVQRGFSEANPIVASRLSDPALFFGSFALFTTLGLLVIFASSYMSRFSRAFGYFPPLFILMRALPVFNNAYLLAGRNSAFLSLPAGFLILPLAKNSGKLLSSPTKS; from the coding sequence ATGAAGTGGAGAAGAGAAAAAGCCTATGGGGCAGCTTTTTTAGTGTTCTCACTCCTCGACGCGCTTACCACCTGGGTTGGAGTTCAAAGGGGCTTTTCCGAGGCAAATCCAATAGTTGCGAGCAGGCTTTCCGATCCAGCGCTGTTCTTCGGGAGCTTTGCGCTGTTCACAACTCTTGGACTTCTGGTGATATTCGCGTCAAGCTACATGAGCCGTTTTTCTAGAGCATTTGGATACTTCCCGCCACTGTTTATCCTGATGAGGGCACTGCCTGTCTTCAACAACGCATACCTTCTCGCAGGAAGGAACTCTGCGTTCCTATCGCTTCCAGCAGGCTTTCTAATCCTGCCGCTCGCCAAGAACTCAGGAAAGCTTTTATCCTCTCCCACTAAGAGTTGA